cacacacacacacacacacacacacacacaaaaaaaaccaagACATTGTTGACTTGGAGAAATCCAAGAGACAGACTGTCTATTCAGGCAAAAGAAGCCAGAAATATGGGGCAAAGGTCTCCAAACAGTCTCCACCTTTTCCCAGCAGGGGCAAACATTATTGGCCAGAATCCAAACTCATTTGTAAAGAGTGCATTATTGTGAAGTGGTATTACCAGCAATGTTTGTGGAAAGGCTGCGCTCCAAAACTGACTAACAGGTTGTTCTGGAGTTTCATCGTTGCTGAGCAAGAGTTCAAATGTTGCTCAAAGAGTAGTTTCACCATAGGTTGTTCATTTTAAATGATGATCATGTTCACCATTGTTTCTTTTAGTATTATTTTGTAACCTTTGTGGCCCTCTCCTCACTTCAAGGCATTGTCTGTCAGTTGGTACAACAGCACGGCTCACAGATGATCAacactaagagtctacagccatgctatagcagctctgtgaggagGAAGTTGAGCTACATGCTCACATAAGTATGCTAACATGTTGACAGTGATaatgctaacatgttgatgttAGCAGGTATAATATAATATCTTTATATGCAGTCTATGGGTATAACGCTTACCATGTTCACCTTGTTAGTCTAGTGGGGTTCGGCAACCTTTTTATTATgaagtgccattttaaaattaatCAGCCATATCAGCTATAAGTCTGACATCATCTACCCAGCCCGCTAAggcagtgttttatttttttgccattGGTTGAGCTAAGGTTGTTGACCCTAGtctagcatgttagcatgctaacatttaggcccacaaagtaaagctgaggcggatgggaatgtcatttgtATAGCAAATATTGGAGGAATCAAACATTTTattgatgatggtgctagaaaAAAAGTtaggaaatcacaaaatgtaTACAATTCATGCCATAGTACGGGAACATGATGTCTATACCAaactttcatggcaatccaacCAATAGTTATGCAGACATTTCACTCAGTGCGTTTGCAGTTTAACAAAACAATTATATTCGGGTTAAGGCAATACCCCCGTTTTTTTCAAACGCCATGGAACACCTTACCCCAGCTAAAATGGGAGTTTTCATTTCCCGGTTTACAGACCTAGATAACTTCTTTAGTAACTATACACCTTAACCGGGGTGtgaaattacgaatcccactatggccacgccacgaagcagctcgattggttggggttaggcatttgaccttgagtggttaaggttaggatagccgattggtcaggggataggacctgaacaaatcgggttatgttaccttgtgtaagcatggatgcctggccaataaatgctattgaagggcgggtgttggcgtggccatagtgggattcgtaatatcacAACCGGGGTAAGCTCAGGTTACACGTCTGCGCCGTAGTGGTTTTTTACCCGGAAATAGATGAGAGCTGTTGGAAGCAACAGcggcaaaaacaacaacaacaacacaagctTTAAACCTTTAAACCCACGGAGGACTTTGCCTTGGCAAGTGCTGCCAAGAAGACCCATTTCTGGATGGACGAGGAGACACTAAAGTTGTCCATGTTCTCCCTGCTCTCCAAGTTGTTGTGATTATGACAAAGGtcaactgaaaaagaaaagccTTATTTCAACCAGTTGTAGGTTGGCAGAGCAccacctactgtaccggagGTAGAGTTACTCCGTCATTCTTCCCTTTCTTCCCAACTCATGTATACGGGGAGAACTAGCATAACCCGGTTATTCACTTAACCGGGGTAAGACCATACCCTGGTTActgctgcatgtaaacgcactaaCTCAGAACCACAAACGTCCTGAAGGGACCATGAATGTGTGCACCAAATTCCACAGCAATCCATTCAatggttgttgagatatttcaataaaaaactaaatgtcAATGACATGGTGGTGctgaggaaaagtcaggggatcaccaaagtaatCGGGATACATtgtctggggaccatgaatgtctgttcCCAAAGGGCAATCCATCCGATAGTTGTTGAGGTGTTTCAGTCTGGCCCACAGTGGTAAACTGACAAACCAACCGACACTGCCAATCCCAGAGATTTCCAGTGGGTCAACACTGAACGCCGTGCCAATAATGACAGAAAGCCAATGCATCACGCACCTGTGAGAGCCAGCCCTCCAGGTGCCACTCCAAAAAGTGCGATTACTAGGTCCAGTTTTTTTTCGAAAAACTAGAATGTCAAAAGACTAGGGCAACTCCAAAACAAATGGTACGGAGTGGCTTCATCCTGATGGCAGCGGCGGGAACAGGTTATTAAACTAGATTATATGTTATGGTACGAAGTGCCTCTAACATCTGGCGTGCAGATGTTGAACAGACATGCAGACTTCTCGCCTGTTGTCATTTTCACTGAGTGCAGATGACACATGTCTCTCTGTGACGAAGGTCAGACACATTTCACAACTTGCACATCTGACCTCACTCCCTCCTCTTTGGCAGTGAAGGGTACGAGGTCAAAGGGCAGAGGGTttcagacaaatacacacacacacacacacacacacacacgttaaccCCTGCAACCTCTCACTTTGGAGCTTCATGGTCAGCGCCATGGTAGGGGGCGAACATGATTGGAGGTGGATTCTATTGAGCCGTTTCTTCTAGTAAACCTTATCTCCCAGTGTTCAATAAGGGGAATTCCATTTGTAGCAGTGCTGCTGTCAAACAATGCCTTCCAGCCAACACATGTGAGGATCAATATTTATTGTAACAAGCCACGCAACACCAACCAACCACTCTTGTTGTTCAATGTTCAGTCACATGGGAAATATTTGAATGTTGATTGATGCTGATTTATCTTCATTCTGTATCAGGAATGAGCATggttttgatttgattgatttgatttgatttattttggatTTGACAGACAACACAATCCAAAGGATAACATGTTAAAGTGTGAACACTTATTTCCAACATGGTCCTTGGTGTTAGAACATTTAACACATGACAAAGACCTATTGCAGGACAAagacaataacatttaaaatacatcatCCAAGTTTCAAGAGCATTCTAAAATCAGAAAATCACAGATCACATAAAATAATCAGTCTACTCTAATTAAAAAGACTGGTTACTCTATTCCATAAAAATGCCTTAACCTGATGTCCAAAAGACCCTCTGGTATTTACAATTTTGAGGGAAAGCGGCAGATTATTCCACAATGTTATACCTGTATAGAAAAAAGCACTTCTGTATCAGGAATGAGCATGGTTGGAGCTCTTTTTGAGACAGttggtagatagatagatggctAGATCTGTATCTGTGGCAACACATGCAGACCTCAtgtgatgtcacaagcacaGTTTCCCCTACAGGGAATATTTGCTTCACTTCTTGCCCTAGAAACTCATGCCCTTTTACCCAAACAAGCCCTAATCTCCAAAAAGCGATTTCAGTAGCCTCATGAATATGCATTCTGTCATCACTGTGGGAGTTAACCTCGCTCCATTAGTGTTTAAATTGCAGGACGTGCCCTTGTCTTTCTGCCTGCAAACGCCTGACTGGGGGAACACTGAGGAAAAAGGCAGAGCTTGGGGTCTGCTGCAAAAGTGAGTATCTGCCTCTCAGTATCAGCATTTTAtgtttatagttttattttaggATTTCCAAAGTAGGCTACTTTGTTTACAACACTTTATCAAAAGAGTTGTTGCAAGTTACATGTGTTGCTGCTTTTTCTCTATTGCACTTCACACTTTTAGTATATTTACTATGGTATATATGGcattgtgtgtatttattatattttctaCTTGTCAGAACTAATCCTTATGCTTTTAAATTGCCCCCAGGGGATAAATAAAGCCATGTCAttagaattgaattgaattgaattgaattgaattgaattgaattgaattgaattgaattgaattgaattgagagttTTTCTGACAATTTTCTATAACTAaacttctgtgttttttttcgacagactaatCACACACTATGGAAACCATTGGCGAGATCATCCCCTTCGCTAAGGAGATGCTAAACCAGAGGCCAGGCCGGAGCATGTTGAAGATCTACATGCTTGGCTCCACTCTGGCCATGCTCGGAGTCGTTGGCGGACTGGTGGAGACTGTTTTGCTGCCATTTGTGCAGGAGCAGGAGACTGTTGATGAGGACACGTCAGCAGAGCAGATTGgggagatgatgatgaagaaggAGAAGCACACTACCTTGGTTCACCCTGAAAGTGTGGACGTGCTGGAGACAGTAGAGATCAAAGCCAAACATGCGACTGTTTGGCAGAGAAACTCCAACCGCTTACATGCTTCTTAAAGAAACCCTCCCCTCCTGGTGTAAATGGACACTTGCAATGTTAATGCTAATGGTGGTAAATTAAATCACCACATTGAACGGGTCACTTTGTACCCGTTCTTTTATGTCAGATTTGGTTGAATATGCAATTTGCCCCCGTTGActggaaaaaaaatgaggaGATACACTGAAAACTGCAGGGTACAGTAATGTCTGGCTGCTGGGCAGCAGATATTTGTGGATGTGACTTGATGAATGTGTTGGGAAAGAAATGGAACTTGTGTGATTAAATTCATTTTGCACTCTAATAAAGCTATTTTTCGGCTAGCAACTGTTTCAGGTCTTATTTTAGAGTAATTTTAGAGAGAACCATGGCACATTTGATCTTCTGTGTGGGAAATGTAGGCTATGCTTAGGATAGAGATTGTTGTTAAAATTACAAcagcataaaaataaaaacaatagagTCATACATGTAAAGTGTATAATGAATACAGCTAACACCAGTGCCTGATAGAATAActacaaaataagtaaaaatgtaGTTTAATAAGTAaactaaaatagaaacaaaatatCCTTGTACACTGATGATATtctgttatttaaa
The genomic region above belongs to Sander lucioperca isolate FBNREF2018 chromosome 12, SLUC_FBN_1.2, whole genome shotgun sequence and contains:
- the g0s2 gene encoding G0/G1 switch protein 2, which encodes METIGEIIPFAKEMLNQRPGRSMLKIYMLGSTLAMLGVVGGLVETVLLPFVQEQETVDEDTSAEQIGEMMMKKEKHTTLVHPESVDVLETVEIKAKHATVWQRNSNRLHAS